The Echeneis naucrates chromosome 8, fEcheNa1.1, whole genome shotgun sequence genome has a window encoding:
- the LOC115047628 gene encoding uncharacterized protein LOC115047628, translating to MFSLGPNFWELTPLLCLLVAVVTAVDGSEIGYIQRNITCSNIKTSTGYNFSHECRTAYEISASQNKTKIGHFKPGEKPNISSEVVHIDSSCIITRSCHNLEVCCMNFDHGLTKEQRIQFTINEEKDNSDPSLQHDYIGPIVAIAVGVLALLAVVVVAGCSVYRYRSKMRTQQREATFLGFIRHLASCFRKANSEAERGEIVENGHCSTVATSPENHTQQDGTLQAVHTHNPDLQPDGRTNYNSLDHNPNTKGTPSTKTDISAPASIRDINRNLRDDPGGSDIGKLTQTHSGWVFSNGGPEVREAEGEPLLRNEQPNTRGSDMTAEAIPLGECSFNLDQNTDVESKTRMTSPE from the exons ATGTTTTCACTCGGACCTAACTTTTGGGAATTGACTcctctgttgtgtcttttgGTGGCTGTGGTAACTGCAGTAGATGGCAGCGAAATTG GGTATATTCAGAGGAACATCACTTGCTCCAACATCAAAACCTCAACTGGCTATAACTTCTCACACGAGTGCCGTACTGCGTATGAGATTTCTGCAAGCCAAAATAAG ACAAAGATTGGTCATTTCAAGCCTGGTGAAAAACCTAATATTTCATCTGAGGTGGTACACATAGACAGCTCTTGCATCATTACGAGAAGCTGTCATAACCTTGAAGTGTGTTGCATGAATTTTGAC CATGGACTTACTAAAGAGCAACGGATACAATTTACCATCAATG aggaaaaagacaaCAGTGATCCAAGTTTGCAACACGACTACA TTGGACCAATAGTTGCAATAGCTGTTGGGGTATTAGCCTTGctagctgttgttgttgtagccGGCTGTTCTGTTTACCGTTACCGTTCTAAAATGAG GACCCAGCAGAGAGAAGCCACATTCCTCGGGTTCATCAGACACTTGGCTTCCTGTTTCAGAAAGGCAAATTCCGaagctgagagaggagagatCGTAGAAAATGG TCACTGCAGCACTGTTGCCACCAGTCCTGAAAATCATACACAGCAAGATGGCACTCTTCAAGCTGTGCATACCCACAA TCCTGATCTTCAGCCTGATGGCAGGACCAACTACAACAGTCTGGACCACAACCCGAACACCAAGGGAACACCGTCAACGAAAAC AGACATAAGTGCCCCTGCCAGTATCAGAGACATAAACAG GAACTTGAGAGATGATCCAGGAGGAAGCGACATTGGGAA gctcacacaaacacacagtggatGGGTGTTTAGTAATGGTGGACCTGAAGTTCGTGAGGCTGAAGGAGAGCCGCTGCTGCGGAACGAGCA acCTAACACTCGAGGTTCTGACATGACAGCTGAAGCCATTCCTTTGGGAGAGTGTAGCTTTAACCTAGACCAG AACACTGACGTGGAGTCAAAAACCAGGATGACGAGTCCCgaataa